A region from the Melanotaenia boesemani isolate fMelBoe1 chromosome 11, fMelBoe1.pri, whole genome shotgun sequence genome encodes:
- the prdm8b gene encoding PR domain zinc finger protein 8b, giving the protein MEESSSQKFAWDGDAKAVQQCLTDIFTSVYTTCDIPENAIFGPCVLSHTSLYDSIAFIALKSTDKRTAPYIFRVDTSAANSTSEGLMWLRLVQSARDKEEQNLEAYVKNGQLFYRSLRRIEKDEELLVWYGKDLIDLLLLSSSRAPTKSKGSSHHSCPDCSQRFQFEFPFLAHLRFRCTKRLQSITGADEEPGKETSTERPNTTLTRTSPKLGRSEGYGSPQDSNKPSTDFHNLARDLEKNRTSPPSDKEAEICSESSGKRKFSDIEDRESRGSGLPQSKSKEELGASAQNYRGAYGLEENHRSFSPPGSTEHVEAKRSAFTEVKKSSQNLKHHSSNKNLQSANSENKDGGRPSSNPPEKHLNIRQVLSETQPMGSAFTSVGQQSSSGERKSAFSQPSRSFSQISPLVMPPKLLDCHPAVGDTISSNRLYQADHLAAKLQGAELGANCPVPGAMGKQNPFVYATAFWPKNSSPIQLQMPSALTLLPPSFTSLCLPAQNWCAKCNASFRMTSDLVYHMRSHHKKEYAMEPLVKRRREEKLKCPICNESFRERHHLSRHMTSHN; this is encoded by the exons ATGGAGGAATCCAGCTCTCAGAAGTTCGCGTGGGATGGGGACGCCAAAGCAGTGCAGCAGTGTCTGACGGACATTTTCACGAGCGTCTACACGACGTGTGACATCCCGGAAAACGCCATATTCGGGCCGTGCGTGCTGAGCCACACGTCGCTGTACGACAGCATCGCCTTCATAGCTCTGAAGTCCACCGACAAGCGCACAGCGCCTTACATCTTCAGG GTGGACACCTCAGCAGCCAACAGCACCTCAGAGGGTCTGATGTGGCTGCGACTGGTCCAGTCTGCCCGGGACAAAGAGGAGCAGAACCTGGAGGCCTACGTGAAGAACGGCCAGCTCTTTTACCGCTCGCTGCGCCGCATCGAGAAGGACGAAGAGCTGCTGGTCTGGTACGGCAAAGACCTCAtcgacctgctgctgctgagctccagcagaGCACCAACCAAGAGCAAAG GTTCGTCCCATCACTCTTGTCCTGACTGCAGCCAACGGTTCCAGTTTGAGTTCCCATTTTTGGCCCATCTCCGGTTCCGCTGCACCAAAAGACTGCAGAGCATCACCGGAGCCGATGAAGAGCCAGGCAAAGAGACCAGCACAGAGAGACCAAACACCACCTTGACCAGGACCAGCCCAAAGCTGGGCCGCTCCGAGGGCTACGGCAGTCCTCAGGACAGCAACAAACCCTCCACAGACTTTCACAACTTGGCCCGGGATCTGGAGAAGAACCGGACCAGTCCGCCGAGCGACAAGGAGGCCGAGATCTGCAGCGAGAGCTCAGGGAAGAGGAAGTTCTCGGATATAGAGGACAGGGAGAGCCGAGGATCCGGCCTTCCTCAGTCCAAGTCTAAAGAGGAGCTTGGAGCTTCTGCACAGAATTACAGAGGGGCGTACGGCCTGGAGGAGAACCACAGGTCCTTCTCCCCACCGGGCTCAACGGAGCATGTAGAGGCCAAACGCAGCGCCTTCACGGAGGTCAAGAAATCATCTCAGAACCTCAAGCATCACAGCAGCAACAAGAACCTCCAGAGCGCCAACTCTGAAAACAAAGACGGTGGCCGTCCCAGCAGCAACCCTCCAGAGAAGCACCTGAACATCCGGCAGGTGCTCTCTGAGACGCAGCCAATGGGCAGTGCTTTCACCTCTGTCGGCCAGCAAAGCAGCAGCGGCGAGAGGAAGAGCGCCTTCAGCCAGCCGTCTCGCTCCTTCTCTCAGATCTCGCCGCTGGTGATGCCCCCGAAGCTGCTGGACTGCCACCCAGCAGTGGGCGACACCATCTCCTCCAACAGACTCTACCAGGCCGACCATCTCGCCGCCAAGCTACAGGGCGCAGAACTGGGCGCCAACTGCCCCGTGCCGGGCGCCATGGGCAAGCAGAATCCCTTTGTCTATGCCACCGCCTTCTGGCCCAAAAACTCCAGCCCCATCCAGCTCCAGATGCCCTCGGCCCTCACCCTGCTGCCTCCCTCCTTCACCTCCCTGTGTCTGCCGGCGCAGAACTGGTGTGCCAAGTGCAACGCCTCCTTCCGCATGACCTCAGACTTGGTTTACCACATGCGATCCCACCACAAGAAGGAGTACGCCATGGAGCCCCTGGTCAAGCGGCGGCGCGAGGAGAAACTCAAGTGCCCCATATGCAATGAGTCCTTCCGGGAGCGGCATCACCTGTCACGTCACATGACCTCCCATAACTGA